From one Cyanobacterium stanieri PCC 7202 genomic stretch:
- a CDS encoding Glutathione transferase (PFAM: Glutathione S-transferase, C-terminal domain~COGs: COG0435 glutathione S-transferase~InterPro IPR004046:IPR016639:IPR017933~KEGG: ava:Ava_1659 glutathione S-transferase-like protein~PFAM: Glutathione S-transferase domain~PRIAM: Glutathione transferase~SPTR: Glutathione S-transferase-like), with amino-acid sequence MLNQKWLIIIAQTTWKTIWQIMMSNLAPSDNGNYQRPSSQFRNIIAENTLYAPEKNRYTIYAGLSCPWAHRTLIVRKLKGLEDIVDLVIATPSPADGGWIIPQGSENCYTLKQLYSKSDFTYQGRCTVPVLWDKKTQTIVNNESSEIIVFLNDCFNQFSSRPELNLYPDELKETIDHWNDKIYHHINNGVYRCGFAQTQKAYEEACYGLFNLLDEIELLLGNNQYICADNLTLADVRLFTTLIRFDLVYFGLFKCNLKRIADYPNLSRYLKDIYNLQGVAETCNFELIKQDYYGNLFPLNPGGIIPLGLPHIN; translated from the coding sequence ATGTTAAATCAAAAATGGTTAATTATAATCGCTCAAACTACATGGAAAACCATCTGGCAAATAATGATGTCGAACCTAGCACCGAGCGATAACGGTAATTACCAGCGCCCTTCAAGCCAATTTAGAAATATAATTGCTGAAAATACGCTCTATGCCCCAGAAAAAAATCGCTATACCATTTATGCCGGGTTAAGTTGTCCTTGGGCTCATCGTACCCTCATTGTTAGAAAATTAAAAGGATTAGAGGACATAGTTGATTTGGTTATTGCGACCCCTTCCCCTGCGGATGGCGGATGGATAATTCCCCAAGGTTCAGAAAATTGTTATACCTTAAAACAATTATATTCTAAATCAGATTTTACTTATCAAGGACGTTGTACCGTACCAGTTTTGTGGGATAAAAAAACTCAAACTATTGTTAATAATGAAAGTTCAGAAATAATTGTTTTTCTTAATGATTGTTTTAACCAATTTTCCTCCCGTCCTGAGCTTAATTTATATCCTGATGAGCTAAAAGAAACTATCGATCACTGGAATGACAAGATATATCATCATATTAATAATGGAGTATATCGTTGTGGTTTTGCGCAAACCCAAAAAGCCTATGAGGAGGCTTGTTATGGACTATTCAATCTTTTGGATGAGATTGAACTATTGTTAGGCAATAATCAATATATATGTGCAGATAACTTAACCCTTGCGGATGTACGTTTATTTACTACTTTAATTCGTTTTGATTTGGTTTATTTTGGTTTATTTAAGTGCAATTTAAAAAGAATCGCTGATTATCCAAATCTTAGTCGTTATCTAAAAGATATTTATAATTTGCAGGGAGTGGCAGAAACCTGTAATTTTGAACTTATTAAACAGGATTATTATGGCAATCTTTTTCCTCTCAATCCGGGGGGGATAATTCCTTTAGGATTGCCTCATATCAACTAA
- a CDS encoding hypothetical protein (KEGG: syp:SYNPCC7002_A2645 hypothetical protein~SPTR: Putative uncharacterized protein): MNLSNPPLSNPNQFFPDLNSFSYNPIPTPNHPKQYRAIGIIQGKYTPMAGKLTKGIMETRDKQQFDCVILAKAISSIKNHVDINQTQKWIVYPHKVRNSEQLYLQIVGIAPDDKSSTSPEDNTLKMDYFSIRGEVLYFNKKNQKVIVKIRYNQRQKGKKSRFFKLELKGNLENYSIHHFYDFDTILEQNTLVIKKYIDLGLIAANV; this comes from the coding sequence GTGAATTTGAGTAATCCCCCCTTATCTAATCCTAATCAATTTTTTCCCGATTTAAATTCTTTTTCTTATAATCCTATTCCTACTCCTAATCATCCTAAACAATATAGGGCGATCGGAATAATACAAGGAAAATACACTCCCATGGCAGGAAAACTAACCAAAGGAATAATGGAAACAAGGGATAAACAGCAATTTGATTGTGTCATATTGGCAAAAGCCATTAGCTCAATCAAAAATCATGTGGATATTAATCAAACTCAAAAATGGATTGTTTATCCTCACAAAGTTCGTAATAGTGAGCAACTTTATTTACAAATAGTCGGTATTGCTCCCGACGATAAATCATCCACTTCCCCAGAAGATAATACCCTAAAAATGGACTATTTTTCCATTCGAGGGGAGGTATTGTATTTTAATAAAAAGAATCAAAAAGTCATTGTTAAAATTCGCTATAATCAAAGGCAAAAAGGAAAAAAATCTCGTTTTTTTAAATTAGAATTAAAGGGGAATTTAGAAAATTATTCAATTCATCATTTTTATGATTTTGATACTATTTTAGAACAAAATACTTTAGTAATAAAAAAATATATCGACCTAGGACTGATTGCCGCCAACGTTTAA
- a CDS encoding hypothetical protein (PFAM: Toxin with endonuclease activity YhaV~KEGG: amr:AM1_B0347 hypothetical protein~SPTR: Putative uncharacterized protein) — protein MKPIQINGYLIYFHPVFYQQWLELVNRVKYLKQKLAPENFITHPEVKLLKALDQGIKDKIANDPFASYFALKKPLQKYSRLKKMGLPSRYRLFFRVFKEANTIIILWLGFPRKEGDKKDCYKVFSKMVINGNFPEDMSSFLDLVNNSENNN, from the coding sequence ATGAAACCCATCCAAATAAATGGATATTTAATTTACTTTCATCCTGTTTTTTATCAACAGTGGTTAGAGTTAGTAAATAGGGTTAAATATCTTAAGCAAAAATTAGCACCAGAAAACTTCATTACCCATCCAGAAGTTAAACTATTAAAGGCTTTAGATCAAGGGATAAAGGATAAAATAGCAAACGATCCTTTTGCCTCCTATTTCGCCCTCAAAAAACCTTTACAAAAATATAGCCGTCTCAAAAAAATGGGTTTACCATCAAGGTATAGGTTATTTTTCCGAGTATTTAAAGAAGCAAATACAATTATTATTTTGTGGCTAGGATTTCCCCGTAAAGAAGGAGATAAAAAAGACTGCTATAAGGTATTTTCTAAGATGGTTATTAATGGTAATTTTCCTGAAGATATGAGCAGTTTTTTAGATTTGGTGAATAACTCAGAAAATAATAATTAA
- a CDS encoding hypothetical protein (KEGG: cyt:cce_4635 hypothetical protein~SPTR: Putative uncharacterized protein), with protein MFSKGNKESKTDTNPNIGNFVPPSSTDTDIDIEKSSVPIPDNVMDKEQIQTVKLVEKISSILSPYFIVIVGLYLSDDSFLIGFVLIVIGILSLLKISLQDIVALIEKAKNSIGGKDS; from the coding sequence ATGTTTAGTAAGGGAAATAAAGAAAGCAAAACTGACACAAATCCTAATATTGGCAATTTTGTTCCGCCAAGTTCTACTGATACAGATATTGACATAGAAAAATCCTCTGTTCCTATTCCTGATAATGTTATGGATAAGGAACAAATTCAAACTGTTAAGTTGGTAGAAAAAATTAGCTCGATTTTATCTCCCTATTTTATTGTTATTGTCGGTTTATATTTATCGGATGATAGTTTTTTAATCGGGTTTGTTTTAATTGTTATCGGTATTTTATCCCTCTTAAAAATTTCTTTGCAGGATATAGTGGCTTTGATTGAGAAGGCGAAAAACTCCATTGGTGGGAAAGATAGTTAA
- a CDS encoding hypothetical protein (KEGG: pml:ATP_00169 hypothetical protein~SPTR: Putative uncharacterized protein) — protein sequence MLLVIIVCSLNVLMAIAHIVILIKLIQIKQKLIESNLVLQEIEKELNLVLKQIPLSILTLGLEIKKTKNNYKKWHSNYKKIQKIIIITKTIYNILRRNNILFTTNKI from the coding sequence ATGCTTCTGGTTATCATTGTCTGTTCTCTTAATGTATTAATGGCGATCGCTCATATTGTAATTTTAATAAAATTAATCCAAATTAAGCAAAAACTTATAGAAAGTAATCTTGTTTTACAAGAAATAGAAAAAGAATTAAACCTAGTATTAAAACAAATTCCTCTTTCAATTTTAACCCTAGGTTTAGAAATCAAAAAAACAAAAAATAATTACAAAAAATGGCACTCAAATTATAAAAAAATACAAAAAATAATCATAATAACAAAAACAATTTATAATATTTTACGCAGAAATAATATCTTATTTACTACCAATAAAATATAA
- a CDS encoding Cl- channel voltage-gated family protein (PFAM: CBS domain; Voltage gated chloride channel; Universal stress protein family~COGs: COG0038 Chloride channel protein EriC~InterPro IPR001807:IPR000644:IPR006016~KEGG: cyt:cce_0078 chloride channel protein~PFAM: Cl- channel voltage-gated family protein; CBS domain containing protein; UspA domain-containing protein~SMART: CBS domain containing protein~SPTR: Chloride channel protein), with protein MDGFLPQKLLRKGLVWLKSRHWARNSISPRYALAEAALIGVFGALSALFLKQGIAWLGGIRISLVNQWGAIAILPFSGLFFGALAGLLLEYVAPTAGGGGVAQVKASLARFAVPLSLKVAFVKIIGTILILGAGLTLGRRSPTVHIGAALAAELTRLVPTSPEHRRQMIAAGAAAGLAAGFNTPIAGVMFVIEELMRDVSNLTLETAIVASFTGAVVSIILQSPDLSLPSSLLPADSISFSPQDIPLYLILGISGGVLGALFNKGVLKSVKFNQSLKMPLWQKIGLTGLVCGSAIALLPPYFRDNAGLREFLVRGELSWEQIALVLTAHFILTIIAAGSGAPGGLFAPALIMGSSLGYLIADIGGFWMDIDARASFALAGMGAFFTGVVRVPVTAIVMIFELNANFNLVLPLMVTCAVSYISAEAIQKGSMDQLLLHHMGFDLEDENHNDSNRQKNFLRELNAGAVMQTNVETVSPRLQVIELLDLMSLSSHRGFPVVNNGKLVGIVTQSDLVKVRNPSSLLLTKEIMTPNPITVPPDAYLSDVLYLLNRYTLSRLPVVQDGRLVGIITRTDIIRVEVDELKADAAIKTQVAYTVYQSRSPATGKGSILVPVTSEDDYESLAKIAVAIALYHDYEIEFIKVLKIAKHLDPHSTYVDTKDARKLMLTLEKIGKKANVPTHTRIVITHHRTGLLLEIIKREYIDLLVMGWGKNSSSQEFIFSHLVDNLITQAPCELILIKLGKSHSYPHNLMARGSCLVPMAGGPNAREGLKLLPAFLNVYHKGSLPPVWLAKVSPPNGKKVDSSDLYFAVEELQPHVETMVKPLSITSTSVVDGIRLVAKNQRAELVIIGASRDGLLKQTIHGNIPDAIASKLDTTVILIRLPS; from the coding sequence GTGGATGGTTTTTTGCCTCAGAAATTGCTCCGAAAAGGTTTGGTGTGGCTAAAATCTCGTCACTGGGCGAGAAATTCTATTTCACCCCGTTATGCCCTTGCAGAAGCGGCTTTGATCGGTGTTTTTGGTGCTTTGTCTGCTCTTTTTCTCAAGCAGGGTATTGCTTGGTTGGGGGGCATTCGCATTAGTTTGGTAAATCAATGGGGTGCGATCGCCATTTTACCTTTTTCAGGACTTTTTTTTGGAGCATTAGCAGGATTATTATTAGAATATGTAGCCCCTACGGCAGGGGGAGGGGGAGTTGCCCAAGTAAAAGCCTCCCTTGCCCGTTTTGCTGTGCCTTTATCTCTCAAAGTAGCTTTTGTTAAAATTATCGGTACCATTTTAATTTTGGGAGCAGGGTTAACCCTTGGTAGAAGAAGTCCCACGGTGCATATTGGTGCTGCGTTGGCGGCGGAGTTAACCCGTTTGGTGCCTACATCTCCCGAACATCGTCGACAAATGATAGCAGCAGGGGCGGCGGCAGGGTTGGCGGCAGGGTTTAATACCCCCATTGCAGGGGTGATGTTTGTCATTGAAGAGTTGATGAGGGATGTATCCAATCTCACCCTCGAGACTGCCATTGTGGCATCTTTTACAGGGGCGGTGGTATCGATTATTTTACAAAGTCCTGATTTAAGTCTTCCCTCTAGTTTATTACCTGCTGATAGTATTAGTTTTTCTCCCCAAGATATTCCCTTGTATTTGATTTTAGGTATTTCGGGGGGGGTATTGGGCGCTTTATTTAACAAGGGGGTGTTAAAAAGTGTCAAGTTTAATCAAAGTTTGAAAATGCCCCTCTGGCAAAAAATCGGTTTAACGGGGTTGGTATGTGGAAGTGCGATCGCCCTTTTACCCCCCTATTTCCGTGACAATGCGGGATTAAGGGAATTTTTGGTCAGGGGGGAGCTATCATGGGAACAAATTGCCCTCGTATTAACCGCCCATTTTATCTTAACCATCATCGCCGCAGGTTCGGGCGCCCCTGGGGGATTATTTGCTCCCGCCCTGATTATGGGTTCATCTTTGGGTTATTTAATCGCTGATATAGGGGGTTTTTGGATGGATATAGACGCTAGGGCTAGTTTTGCTTTGGCAGGAATGGGGGCGTTTTTTACGGGGGTGGTGAGGGTACCTGTCACCGCCATCGTGATGATATTTGAGTTGAACGCTAATTTTAACTTGGTATTACCCCTGATGGTTACTTGTGCGGTGTCTTATATCAGCGCGGAGGCAATCCAAAAAGGTTCTATGGATCAGTTATTGTTACACCACATGGGCTTTGATTTGGAAGATGAAAACCATAATGATAGTAACCGTCAAAAGAATTTTTTAAGGGAATTAAATGCGGGGGCTGTTATGCAAACCAACGTGGAAACGGTTTCCCCCCGTCTTCAGGTCATTGAATTGTTGGATTTGATGTCGTTATCCTCCCATCGAGGTTTTCCTGTGGTCAATAATGGTAAGTTGGTGGGCATCGTTACTCAATCTGATTTGGTGAAGGTGCGTAATCCTTCCTCTTTATTACTCACGAAGGAGATTATGACTCCCAATCCCATTACGGTACCTCCTGATGCTTATTTGAGCGATGTTTTGTACCTACTCAATCGTTATACCCTTTCCCGTCTGCCTGTGGTGCAGGATGGGCGCTTGGTGGGCATTATCACCCGTACAGATATTATTCGGGTGGAGGTGGATGAGTTAAAAGCGGATGCGGCGATAAAAACTCAGGTGGCTTATACAGTCTATCAAAGTCGTTCCCCTGCCACAGGGAAAGGTTCTATTTTAGTGCCTGTTACTTCTGAGGATGATTATGAAAGTTTGGCTAAAATTGCCGTGGCGATCGCCCTTTATCATGATTATGAAATTGAGTTTATAAAAGTATTAAAAATTGCCAAACATTTAGACCCTCATAGTACCTATGTTGACACAAAAGACGCTAGAAAATTGATGTTAACCCTAGAAAAAATAGGTAAAAAAGCTAATGTACCTACCCATACAAGAATAGTTATTACCCACCATCGCACAGGATTATTATTAGAAATTATCAAAAGAGAATATATTGATTTATTAGTAATGGGATGGGGTAAAAATTCTAGTTCTCAAGAGTTTATATTTTCTCATTTAGTAGATAATTTAATCACCCAAGCACCCTGTGAATTAATTTTAATTAAGTTGGGTAAAAGCCACAGCTATCCCCATAATTTGATGGCAAGGGGTAGTTGTTTGGTACCCATGGCAGGAGGCCCTAATGCACGGGAAGGTTTAAAATTGTTACCTGCCTTTCTCAATGTCTATCATAAGGGTAGTTTACCTCCTGTATGGTTGGCAAAAGTTTCCCCACCCAATGGCAAAAAGGTTGATTCTTCAGATTTATATTTTGCCGTGGAGGAGTTACAACCCCACGTAGAAACCATGGTAAAACCTCTCTCCATTACTTCCACTTCTGTGGTGGATGGTATTCGTTTAGTGGCCAAAAATCAACGGGCAGAATTGGTGATTATTGGGGCTTCTCGGGATGGTTTATTGAAACAGACTATTCATGGTAACATTCCTGATGCGATCGCCTCTAAACTAGATACTACAGTAATTTTAATTCGTTTACCATCTTAA
- a CDS encoding acetolactate synthase, large subunit (PFAM: Thiamine pyrophosphate enzyme, central domain; Thiamine pyrophosphate enzyme, N-terminal TPP binding domain; Thiamine pyrophosphate enzyme, C-terminal TPP binding domain~COGs: COG0028 Thiamine pyrophosphate-requiring protein~InterPro IPR012001:IPR012000:IPR011766:IPR000399~KEGG: cyt:cce_4227 acetolactate synthase~PFAM: thiamine pyrophosphate TPP-binding domain-containing protein; thiamine pyrophosphate central domain-containing protein~SPTR: Acetolactate synthase large subunit), protein MSQQNTAELLVKCLENEGVEYIFGLPGEENLHILEALKDSTIQFITVRHEQGAAFMADVYGRLTGKAGVCLSTLGPGATNLMTGVADANLDGAPLVAITGQVGTDRMHIESHQYLDLVAMFAPVTKWNKQIVRPGITPEVVRKAFKVAQKEKPGAVHIDLPENIAAMGADGHPLRIDQKEKIYASYRSINAAALAIARAKNPLILAGNGTIRAKATESLTEFATRLNIPVANTFMGKGAIPYIHPLSLWTVGLQQRDYITCGFEQADLIIAVGYDLIEYSPKKWNPDGTTPIVHIATHGAEIDSSYIPEVEVVGDIADALDEIGKRCDRTGKPIPFSATLRKDIREDYEQYANDEGFPIKPQKIIYDLRQVMGSEDIVISDVGAHKMWIARHYHAEAPNTCIISNGFAAMGIAIPGALAAKLVHPDRKVVAVTGDGGFMMNSQELETAIRTKTPFVTLIFNDNAYGLIGWKQNNQFGSSSFVDFTNPDFVKFAESMGLKGYRVTATEDLIPILKEALAQEVPAVIDCPVDYGENLRFSEKAGDLSCPI, encoded by the coding sequence ATGTCTCAACAAAACACCGCAGAATTATTAGTTAAATGTCTGGAAAATGAAGGAGTAGAGTATATTTTTGGTTTGCCGGGGGAGGAAAATCTGCACATCCTTGAGGCTCTGAAAGACTCTACTATTCAGTTTATCACTGTTCGCCATGAGCAGGGGGCTGCTTTTATGGCGGATGTGTATGGGCGTTTGACGGGTAAGGCGGGGGTGTGTTTATCAACCCTTGGGCCAGGGGCAACAAATTTAATGACGGGGGTGGCGGATGCCAACCTTGATGGGGCGCCTTTGGTGGCGATTACGGGGCAGGTAGGCACCGATAGGATGCACATTGAATCCCATCAATATCTGGATTTGGTGGCGATGTTTGCCCCTGTAACCAAATGGAATAAGCAAATTGTCCGTCCGGGTATTACCCCCGAAGTGGTACGTAAGGCTTTTAAGGTGGCACAAAAGGAGAAGCCGGGGGCGGTACATATTGATTTACCTGAAAATATTGCCGCCATGGGGGCGGATGGACATCCTTTGAGGATTGATCAAAAAGAAAAAATCTATGCTTCCTATCGTAGTATAAATGCAGCGGCTTTGGCGATCGCCCGAGCAAAAAACCCTTTAATCTTGGCAGGAAATGGCACCATTAGGGCAAAGGCAACGGAATCCTTGACGGAGTTTGCCACCCGTCTAAATATCCCTGTGGCGAATACTTTTATGGGTAAAGGGGCAATTCCCTACATTCATCCCCTCTCATTGTGGACAGTGGGGCTACAACAACGGGATTATATCACCTGTGGATTTGAACAGGCAGATTTGATCATTGCCGTGGGTTATGATTTGATCGAATATTCCCCCAAAAAATGGAACCCTGATGGCACCACCCCCATTGTTCATATTGCCACCCATGGCGCCGAAATTGATAGTAGTTACATTCCAGAAGTAGAGGTAGTCGGTGATATTGCCGATGCCCTTGATGAAATAGGAAAAAGGTGCGATCGCACTGGCAAACCTATTCCCTTCTCCGCCACCCTGCGCAAAGACATTCGAGAAGACTATGAACAATATGCCAATGATGAGGGCTTTCCCATCAAACCTCAAAAAATTATTTATGACCTACGACAAGTAATGGGATCAGAAGATATAGTAATTAGTGACGTTGGCGCCCATAAAATGTGGATAGCCAGACACTACCACGCCGAAGCCCCCAACACCTGCATTATCTCTAACGGTTTCGCCGCCATGGGTATCGCCATTCCTGGCGCGCTCGCTGCCAAATTGGTTCACCCAGACAGAAAAGTAGTAGCCGTCACAGGGGATGGAGGATTTATGATGAACTCCCAAGAATTAGAAACCGCCATCAGAACCAAAACCCCCTTTGTTACTCTCATTTTCAACGACAATGCTTACGGGCTGATTGGCTGGAAACAAAACAATCAATTTGGCTCATCAAGTTTTGTTGATTTCACGAATCCCGACTTTGTAAAATTCGCCGAAAGTATGGGTTTAAAAGGCTATCGAGTCACCGCCACCGAAGATTTAATTCCCATCCTCAAAGAAGCCCTAGCCCAAGAAGTTCCCGCCGTCATCGATTGCCCCGTGGACTATGGCGAAAACCTCCGTTTCTCCGAAAAAGCAGGGGATTTAAGTTGTCCCATCTAA
- a CDS encoding hypothetical protein (KEGG: mar:MAE_38900 hypothetical protein~SPTR: Putative uncharacterized protein), translating into MKQKTYTINPAKIGNQQGFRLPSAFYKENPQFAEATGEIEVLNDDTLLVRINPKNKVDDEEEEALMMSLFLDFLTKDALKNPEQLKPYTQEMSDEIDNLLTGVDIEE; encoded by the coding sequence ATGAAGCAAAAAACATACACCATAAACCCTGCCAAAATAGGAAATCAGCAAGGTTTTCGCCTTCCTAGTGCCTTTTATAAGGAAAATCCCCAATTTGCCGAAGCTACAGGAGAGATAGAGGTATTAAACGACGATACATTATTAGTGCGAATTAACCCCAAAAATAAGGTTGATGATGAGGAGGAAGAAGCATTAATGATGAGTCTTTTTCTTGACTTTTTAACTAAAGATGCCCTTAAAAATCCTGAACAACTCAAGCCCTATACCCAAGAAATGAGCGATGAAATAGATAATTTATTAACGGGTGTTGATATAGAAGAATAA
- a CDS encoding hypothetical protein (KEGG: mar:MAE_34900 hypothetical protein~SPTR: Putative uncharacterized protein) — translation MKPPKFKTILDYEKANILMQPVFIRVVDNIRKEAENNNWEISYQEINEPFPSHILTQTKGNLVKKTNVWFICFQVCFDEFEIEQNEPVQIDAKLVSDTGELNWDEIENKTKTIVTKLFKND, via the coding sequence ATGAAACCTCCCAAATTTAAAACTATTCTTGACTATGAAAAAGCCAATATCTTAATGCAACCCGTATTTATTAGGGTTGTTGATAACATCAGAAAAGAAGCAGAAAATAATAATTGGGAAATAAGTTATCAAGAAATTAACGAACCATTTCCCAGTCATATATTAACCCAAACCAAAGGAAATTTAGTCAAAAAAACCAATGTTTGGTTTATTTGTTTTCAAGTATGCTTTGATGAGTTTGAAATAGAACAAAACGAACCCGTACAAATTGATGCTAAATTGGTTAGTGATACTGGGGAGCTAAACTGGGATGAAATAGAAAATAAAACCAAAACTATCGTGACCAAATTATTTAAGAATGATTAA